A window of the Henckelia pumila isolate YLH828 chromosome 3, ASM3356847v2, whole genome shotgun sequence genome harbors these coding sequences:
- the LOC140890356 gene encoding uncharacterized protein, translated as MQAFMNDELQRRFEGVKHATDIHLHLKELIDEQTRPLRHATVKELITFRMRYGVSVHEHGVRMIGLVEKLVGMDLVLPTELTMDVLLLSLPISFDSFVVNFNMNNMEPTLEELKRPCGKGKKRSIPPPKKNVPLKRQDLSPVVALQEAWTLEA; from the exons atgcaggcttttATGAATGATGAGCTACAGAGGCGTTTTGAGGGTGTAAAGCATGCtactgacattcatttgcatctcaaagagctTATTGATGAGCAAACACGTCCTCTTAGACATGCGACAGTCAAGGAGCTGATCACTTTCCGCATGCGATATGGGGTTTCTGTCCATGAGCATGGTGTGAGGATGATTGGGCTTGTGGAGAAGCTCGTTGGCATGGATCTTGTGTTGCCAACCGAGTTGACCATggacgtgttgctcttgtcactgccgaTCTCATTTGATTCTTTTGTGGTTAACTTCAACATGAACAATATGGAACcgacccttgaggagttg AAAAGACCAtgtgggaagggaaagaagcgttctaTTCCTCCTCCCAAGAAGaatgtgcccttgaagaggcaagatCTGAGTCCCGTTGTGGCACTACAAGAAGCCTGGACATTGgaggcgtaa